The following coding sequences lie in one Thermosulfuriphilus ammonigenes genomic window:
- a CDS encoding two-CW domain-containing protein — MTQRLNCWEFKRCGRQGTCPASTEKRADGINGGKNGGRACWAIAGTFCGGKIQGVYSQKLASCLKCDFYKLVLREEGKAFIGGREIVKRLES, encoded by the coding sequence ATGACTCAAAGGCTCAACTGTTGGGAGTTTAAAAGGTGTGGACGTCAGGGAACATGTCCGGCCTCTACAGAAAAAAGAGCCGACGGAATAAACGGCGGGAAAAACGGTGGCCGAGCCTGTTGGGCCATTGCCGGAACCTTCTGCGGCGGAAAGATTCAGGGGGTCTATTCCCAGAAGTTGGCTTCTTGTTTAAAGTGCGATTTCTACAAATTGGTCTTAAGAGAAGAGGGAAAGGCTTTTATCGGTGGCCGGGAGATCGTAAAAAGACTGGAGAGCTAA
- a CDS encoding DUF2283 domain-containing protein → MKIYYDKDVDALYIKLSNKKPDGVIEIVEGVNLDTTEEGKIVGIEILDASQKIDLKTILNYSLAVSKKDLLQIFSNKSLQRTRYTAGR, encoded by the coding sequence ATGAAAATTTATTACGATAAGGATGTAGATGCTCTTTACATTAAATTAAGTAATAAAAAGCCGGATGGTGTAATAGAAATAGTGGAAGGCGTAAATCTCGACACTACGGAAGAAGGTAAAATTGTAGGGATAGAAATTTTAGATGCTTCCCAAAAGATAGATCTAAAAACAATTTTAAATTATTCATTAGCTGTAAGTAAAAAGGATTTATTACAGATATTTTCTAACAAATCGCTTCAGCGGACCCGCTATACAGCGGGCCGCTGA
- a CDS encoding DUF4258 domain-containing protein → MKIKFSRHAKRRARLYKLSLSAIENILKKKNLPSGKHEIIQEVPDQKFPVKIVVSVENDTMVVITNYPLKKRRKQ, encoded by the coding sequence ATGAAAATAAAATTTTCTCGTCATGCAAAAAGGAGAGCAAGGTTATACAAGCTTTCCCTATCAGCGATTGAAAATATCCTGAAAAAGAAAAATTTGCCTTCAGGAAAACACGAAATCATCCAAGAAGTGCCAGACCAAAAGTTTCCCGTAAAAATTGTGGTCAGTGTAGAAAATGATACAATGGTAGTAATCACCAACTATCCCTTAAAGAAAAGGAGAAAGCAATGA
- a CDS encoding type II toxin-antitoxin system HicA family toxin — MSKVPSLNYDKVIKALQRDGWVVVRQKGGHIRLHKYTKDKKLKLIVPAHKPIKRSTLAHILKQAELTVEEFFKLL; from the coding sequence ATGAGCAAAGTACCTAGTTTAAATTATGATAAAGTCATAAAAGCTCTTCAGAGAGATGGATGGGTTGTGGTAAGGCAGAAAGGAGGTCATATTCGATTACATAAATACACTAAAGATAAGAAATTAAAATTGATAGTTCCCGCGCATAAACCTATTAAAAGATCAACACTAGCTCATATATTGAAGCAGGCTGAATTGACTGTAGAAGAATTTTTCAAGCTTCTATAA
- a CDS encoding type II toxin-antitoxin system HicB family antitoxin: MKLKIILEASEEGGYTVYVPSLPGCISEGDTKEEALKNIKEAIELYLEPVEDDLIPFEQKKMEIIELTL; this comes from the coding sequence ATGAAACTTAAAATTATTTTAGAAGCGAGTGAGGAAGGTGGATATACTGTATATGTTCCCAGTTTACCAGGGTGTATCAGTGAGGGAGATACTAAAGAAGAAGCTCTTAAAAATATTAAAGAAGCCATAGAATTATATCTTGAACCGGTTGAAGATGATTTGATACCTTTTGAACAAAAGAAAATGGAAATAATCGAATTGACTTTATGA